A region of the Myxococcus stipitatus DSM 14675 genome:
GCCCCCCGCTCCCACGCGAATGGTGGAGGTCCCCTGCGCGACATGGCCGATGACCACCGCCGTGGCGGCGCTGGCGATGCCCGTCATGTTGTGGTGCTCGGCGAGCCAGAAGCGCTGGTAGCCCCACCGCTCGGCATGGCGAGCCAGGTCCAGCGTCGAGCGCAGAGCCTCCCCCGCGTTGCTGCCCTGGCGGATGGGAGAGAGGTCGAGAACGGAGAAGGGAATCATCGGAGGGCCCCGGGGCACACTCGCGGAACGAAGGACGGGACCGCCCCGTCCCGGGCAGGCATCACCCCCGGCGCTCCTCCGTTAACCAGGGCCACGCCGATGCGCACGGGAAACGCGGCGAGGCACACAACCCCACGGCTGCCCTCTCCCACCGCCCGCCCCTCCATGGAAGACTCCCAGCAGGGGTCCCTCATGCACGAAGTCAGTCACGCTCGAATGGTGGAGCAGCTCCAGTCCCTCGGGGTCCGCGAGGGCGGCGTGCTCCTGGTCCATACGTCCTTCAAGGCCGTGCGCCCCGTCGAGGGCGGCCCGCTGGGGCTCATCGGCGCCCTGCGCGCGGCCCTGGGTCCACGCGGCACCCTGGTCATGCCCACGATGACCGGCGGGGACACCGTCTTCGACCCGGCCACGACGCCCACCGAGGGCATGGGCATCACCGCGGAGCTCTTCTGGCGCCAGCCCGGCGTGACGCGAAGCACCCACCCCGGAGGCTCCTTCGCCGCCGAGGGCCCTCACGCCGCGGACATCTGCCGCCCCCAGCCGCTCTCGCCGCCCCACGGCCCCGACAGCCCCGTGGGCCGGGTCCACGACCTGGGCGGACAGATTCTCCTGCTCGGCGTGAGCCACGGCGAGAACACGACACTCCACATGGCGGAGGCGCTCGCACGCGTGCCCTACTCCGTCTCCCATCCCTGCATCGTCGAGGTCGACGGCGTCGCCAGCACGGTGATGATCGCCGAGACGGACCACTGCTGCTCCCGCTTCCCGCTCGCCGATGACTGGCTGCGCGCTCGGAACCTCCAACGCGAGGGCACCGTCGGCCACGCCCACGCGCGGCTCTGTGACGCGAGGCCCCTGGTGGACGTCGCGGTGAAGCAGCTCACCGCCGAGCCCCTGACCTTCCTGTGCCCCCAGGACACCGGCTGCGAGCAATGCGACCAGGCGCGCCTGAGCATCGGCGCGTGAAGGCTCAGTCCTCCTCCAGGTCGCGCTTCAGCCGGGAGAGCAGGTTCACCGCCTCGGCCGCATAGGGAGAAATCCACCGGTCGTGGATCTCCTTGAACGGCGTGGCGTTGAGGTAGTTCCACCGCACGCGCCCCTCGCGCACGGCGATGACCAGGCCCGCGCGCTCGAGGACCTTGAGGTGCTGCATCACCGTGCACCGGTCCAGCGTGGCCTCGAAGTGCGCACACAAGTCTCCCGTCGTCCGCGGCGCCGCCTTCAGCAGGTCCAACACCTCCCGCCTCCGTGAGTCCGCGAGCGCCTTGAAGATGAGGTCGTCCTTCTCAGCCCTCTTCATGTTATATTTCTATAACATATCGTCGAACGAAACCCCACCCCCACGAGGAGCCAATCCATGGAGCCCCAGTTCCAGGTGCAGTTGAAGATCCAGAAGCCGGTGTCGGAGGTCTTCGACGGCGTCGTGAATCCGCGCAAGCTCAGCGGCTACTTCGTGAAGACGGCCAGCGCGCCGCTGGTGTCGGGCACCACGGTGAAGTGGAGCTTCGCGGAGGCCCCGGACGCGTTCGACGTCGTCGTCCGCGAGGTGACGAAGGACGAGCGCATCACCCTGGAGTGGGAGGCCGCGGAGGGCGGCTACAACACCCTCATCGAGATGAACTTCAAGCCCATCGATGCCGGCAACACGCTGGTGCAGATTCGCGAGTCGGGCTGGAAGGCGGACGAGAAGGGCTTCAAGTCGTCGTACGACAACTGTGGTGGCTGGATGCACATGATGACGTGCCTCAAGGCGTACCTCGAGCACGGCATCAACCTGCGCGAGGGCGGCGCCTACTGAGCGGGCGCCACCCCGCTTGTCGCTACAGCGAAGGGAGGATGGGCGCGTCCTTGAGACGGGGGGCGCGCAGGTCCTTGGGCGACATCAGCGGCTCGGACACCGGCCAGGGAATGCCGAGGTCCGGGTCGTTCCACGCGATGCAGCGCTCCGTCTCCGGCGCGTACAGCGTGGTGCACTTGTAATGGAAGTCCGCCGTCTCGCTCGTCACGCAGAAGCCGTGGGCGAAGCCCGGGGGAATCCACAGCTGCCGGCGGTTCTCCGCGGACAGCTCCACCGCGGCCCACTTCCCGAAGGTCGGCGAGCCGCGCCGGACATCCACCGCCACGTCGTACACGCGGCCCGCGAGCACCTGCACCAGCTTCCCCTGCCCTTGCGGCTCCTGGAAGTGCAGGCCCCGGAGGGTGCCTCGCGACGAGCGCGAGTAGTTGTCCTGGATGAAGGGCCCGGCGATGCCCGCGTCCGCGTACCGCTTCGCGTGGAACAGCTCCATGAAGAAGCCCCGGTCATCACCGAAGACCTTGGGCTCCACCAGCAACAGCTCCGGAATCTCCAGCGGCAACACCTTCATGACACCGCGCCCCGGTTCTCCGCGACGGCCAGCAGGTACTGGCCGTACTCGTTCTTCCGCATCGGCTCCGCCAGAGCCGTCAGCTGCTTCGCGTCGATGTAGCCCATCCGGTACGCAATCTCCTCGGGACACGCCACCTTGAGGCCCTGGCGGCGTTCGATGATTTCGATGAAGTTCGAGGCCTCCATCAGCGAGCTGTGGGTCCCCGTGTCCAGCCACGCATAGCCCCGGCCCATCAGCTCCACGTCGAGCTGGCCCCGGCGCAGGTACTCCGCGTTGACGTCCGTAATCTCGAGCTCACCGCGAGGGCTCGGCTTGAGCGCGGCGGCGATGTCGAGCACCTGGTTGTCGTAGAAGTACAGCCCGGTGACGGCGTAGTTCGACTTGGGCTTGAGCGGCTTCTCTTCCAGGCTCACCGCCCGG
Encoded here:
- a CDS encoding AAC(3) family N-acetyltransferase, with the protein product MHEVSHARMVEQLQSLGVREGGVLLVHTSFKAVRPVEGGPLGLIGALRAALGPRGTLVMPTMTGGDTVFDPATTPTEGMGITAELFWRQPGVTRSTHPGGSFAAEGPHAADICRPQPLSPPHGPDSPVGRVHDLGGQILLLGVSHGENTTLHMAEALARVPYSVSHPCIVEVDGVASTVMIAETDHCCSRFPLADDWLRARNLQREGTVGHAHARLCDARPLVDVAVKQLTAEPLTFLCPQDTGCEQCDQARLSIGA
- a CDS encoding ArsR/SmtB family transcription factor, translating into MKRAEKDDLIFKALADSRRREVLDLLKAAPRTTGDLCAHFEATLDRCTVMQHLKVLERAGLVIAVREGRVRWNYLNATPFKEIHDRWISPYAAEAVNLLSRLKRDLEED
- a CDS encoding SRPBCC domain-containing protein, with product MEPQFQVQLKIQKPVSEVFDGVVNPRKLSGYFVKTASAPLVSGTTVKWSFAEAPDAFDVVVREVTKDERITLEWEAAEGGYNTLIEMNFKPIDAGNTLVQIRESGWKADEKGFKSSYDNCGGWMHMMTCLKAYLEHGINLREGGAY
- the rfbC gene encoding dTDP-4-dehydrorhamnose 3,5-epimerase → MKVLPLEIPELLLVEPKVFGDDRGFFMELFHAKRYADAGIAGPFIQDNYSRSSRGTLRGLHFQEPQGQGKLVQVLAGRVYDVAVDVRRGSPTFGKWAAVELSAENRRQLWIPPGFAHGFCVTSETADFHYKCTTLYAPETERCIAWNDPDLGIPWPVSEPLMSPKDLRAPRLKDAPILPSL